The Carnobacterium mobile DSM 4848 genome includes a window with the following:
- the rplT gene encoding 50S ribosomal protein L20, with protein sequence MPRVKGGTVTRKRHKKVLKLAKGYYGSKHTLFKVSKQAVMKSYQYAYRDRRQKKRDFRKLWIARINAAARMNNMSYSTLMHGLKVAGIDINRKMLADIAVNDAAAFTALTEQAKTALNK encoded by the coding sequence ATGCCACGTGTTAAAGGTGGGACGGTTACTCGTAAACGTCACAAAAAAGTATTAAAATTAGCAAAAGGTTACTATGGTTCAAAACATACTTTATTTAAAGTATCAAAACAAGCAGTAATGAAATCTTATCAATATGCTTACAGAGACCGTCGTCAAAAGAAACGTGATTTCCGTAAATTATGGATCGCTCGTATCAACGCAGCTGCTCGTATGAACAACATGAGCTATAGCACATTGATGCACGGACTTAAAGTAGCTGGAATTGATATCAACCGTAAAATGTTGGCTGATATCGCAGTTAACGATGCAGCAGCTTTTACTGCTTTAACTGAACAAGCTAAAACTGCATTAAACAAATAA
- the rpmI gene encoding 50S ribosomal protein L35 → MPKQKTHRGSAKRFKRTGNGGLKRHHAKTSHMFANKSQKQKRKLRKSAMVSAGDYKRIRQQLANW, encoded by the coding sequence ATGCCAAAACAAAAAACACACCGTGGTTCTGCTAAACGGTTCAAAAGAACAGGTAATGGTGGTTTAAAACGTCACCATGCAAAAACAAGCCATATGTTCGCAAATAAATCACAAAAACAAAAACGTAAATTACGTAAATCTGCAATGGTTTCAGCAGGCGACTACAAACGTATTCGTCAACAATTAGCTAACTGGTAA
- the infC gene encoding translation initiation factor IF-3 has product MTIAKDMMVNDGIRARELRVIGSNGEQLGLKTKSEALAIAEAANLDLVLVAPTAKPPVARIMDYGKFRFEQQKKEREARKHQKIVSLKEVRLSPTIDVNDFNTKLRNARKFLEKGDKVKASIRFKGRAITHKEIGKKVLDRLARETADIASIESAAKMDGRSMFMILAPKTEK; this is encoded by the coding sequence ATGACCATAGCAAAAGATATGATGGTAAATGACGGCATTCGTGCACGTGAATTGCGCGTTATAGGTAGTAATGGTGAACAACTTGGTCTTAAGACTAAAAGTGAAGCATTGGCAATTGCAGAAGCAGCGAACTTAGACTTAGTTTTAGTAGCGCCCACAGCAAAACCACCCGTAGCACGTATTATGGATTATGGGAAATTCCGTTTTGAACAACAGAAAAAAGAACGTGAAGCCCGTAAACATCAAAAAATCGTCAGCCTTAAAGAAGTGCGTTTAAGTCCTACAATTGACGTAAATGACTTCAATACGAAATTACGCAATGCGCGTAAATTCCTTGAAAAAGGCGACAAAGTCAAAGCATCAATCCGATTTAAAGGTCGTGCCATTACTCATAAAGAGATTGGTAAGAAAGTTTTAGATCGATTAGCACGAGAAACTGCTGATATCGCTAGTATCGAATCAGCTGCTAAAATGGATGGACGCAGCATGTTCATGATTTTAGCACCAAAAACTGAAAAGTAA